In Deltaproteobacteria bacterium, a single genomic region encodes these proteins:
- a CDS encoding LemA family protein produces the protein MARLLVLLATLLGGCGYNTIVTLKERVDSSWAQVENQLQRRNDLIPNLVEVTKGYATHEREVFDRVADARARLIAGGTREQRIEAANQLSGALGRLLAIAERYPDLKANQQFARLSDELAGTENRIAVERMRYNDAVREYNAYIKSVPAVVYARAFGFQPQQYFEAPEEAKKVPKVDFGTQGTRQPSPN, from the coding sequence ATGGCGAGGCTTCTGGTCCTCTTGGCGACGCTGCTCGGCGGCTGCGGCTACAACACCATCGTGACCCTCAAGGAGCGCGTCGACTCGTCGTGGGCGCAGGTGGAGAACCAGCTCCAGCGGCGCAACGACCTGATCCCCAACCTCGTCGAGGTGACCAAGGGCTACGCCACGCACGAGCGCGAGGTCTTCGACCGGGTCGCCGACGCGCGGGCGCGGCTGATCGCCGGCGGCACGCGCGAGCAACGGATCGAGGCCGCCAACCAGCTCTCGGGCGCCCTCGGGCGACTCCTCGCCATCGCCGAGCGCTATCCCGATCTCAAGGCCAACCAGCAGTTCGCGCGCCTCTCGGACGAGCTCGCCGGCACCGAGAACCGCATCGCCGTCGAGCGTATGCGGTACAACGACGCGGTCCGCGAGTACAACGCGTACATCAAGAGCGTGCCGGCCGTGGTCTACGCGCGGGCGTTCGGCTTCCAGCCCCAGCAGTACTTCGAGGCGCCGGAGGAGGCGAAGAAGGTGCCGAAGGTGGACTTCGGGACGCAGGGGACGCGGCAGCCGTCGCCGAACTGA
- a CDS encoding glutathione S-transferase family protein, which yields MLTLYDDVFSPYARKVRIALYEKGVAFERVRALHGDCNRTDFLHVNPRAEVPALVDGDIHLYDSTVICEYLEDCYPAPPIYPRDPAARAQCRLLEDLADTQLDGALYAVAIVEMGRGEAHPAIHEATGRDLLRLYDELERRAREPFFCGDFSVADMALAPHLMAAMFLGFPLDPSRHPKVTAWMDRVQARPSVARDNADVMETLQRLQAAGQPGFDPYRVQWRSDRLEWVMKNGLAEWFMEEVRAGRVFFPLSLG from the coding sequence ATGCTGACGCTCTACGACGACGTGTTCAGTCCCTACGCGAGGAAGGTGCGCATCGCGCTCTACGAGAAGGGCGTCGCCTTCGAGCGCGTGCGCGCGCTGCACGGCGACTGCAACCGGACCGACTTCCTCCACGTGAACCCCCGCGCGGAAGTGCCGGCGCTCGTCGACGGGGACATCCACCTCTACGACTCGACCGTCATCTGCGAGTACCTGGAGGATTGCTATCCCGCGCCGCCCATCTATCCGCGGGACCCGGCTGCGCGCGCGCAGTGCCGGCTTCTCGAGGACCTCGCGGACACGCAGCTCGACGGCGCGCTCTATGCGGTCGCCATCGTCGAGATGGGGCGAGGCGAAGCGCATCCGGCCATCCACGAGGCCACGGGACGAGACCTTCTTCGCCTCTACGACGAGCTGGAGCGCCGGGCGCGCGAGCCCTTCTTCTGCGGCGACTTCTCCGTCGCGGACATGGCGCTCGCGCCGCACCTCATGGCCGCGATGTTTCTCGGCTTCCCGCTCGACCCGTCACGGCACCCGAAGGTCACGGCGTGGATGGACCGCGTGCAGGCGCGGCCCTCGGTCGCCCGCGACAACGCGGACGTGATGGAGACGCTACAACGGCTCCAAGCCGCGGGACAGCCGGGCTTCGACCCGTACCGGGTGCAGTGGAGAAGCGACCGGCTGGAGTGGGTGATGAAGAACGGCCTCGCCGAGTGGTTCATGGAGGAGGTGCGAGCCGGCCGCGTCTTCTTCCCGCTCTCGCTCGGGTAG
- a CDS encoding EamA/RhaT family transporter, giving the protein MYGLLLALVSAALFGAATPAGKVLLADFTPFQLAGLLYVGAALGVGPIAALDRRATPGLDRTNRMRLAGAVLFGGIVGPVLLLFGLRFTAAGSVALLLNFEMAATAVLGVALFGEHLGGRGWLGVAGVVAAGGVLAWASGWPGAVSASLVAGACVCWGLDNNLTALIDGMSPSLTTFGKGIIAGTTNLLLGAWLAPLTAPAFHVAVALVVGALCYGASIALYITAAHHEGATRTQAVFASAPFIGAALSWLVLGETLEGPYLLAGSVFVSSVALLLLDRHDHFHAHEPLAHVHSHRHDDGHHLHEHPGLPASERHSHWHEHQPLGHVHPHGSDLHHRHGR; this is encoded by the coding sequence ATGTACGGTCTTCTCCTCGCGCTCGTCTCCGCCGCGCTCTTCGGCGCTGCGACGCCGGCTGGCAAGGTGCTGCTGGCCGACTTCACCCCCTTTCAGCTCGCCGGGCTTCTCTACGTCGGGGCGGCGCTCGGTGTCGGTCCCATCGCCGCGCTCGACCGTCGGGCCACACCCGGGCTCGACCGCACGAACCGCATGCGTCTCGCGGGCGCGGTGTTGTTCGGTGGCATCGTGGGCCCGGTCCTCCTCCTCTTCGGGCTCCGATTCACGGCCGCGGGGTCCGTCGCCCTGCTGCTGAACTTCGAGATGGCGGCGACGGCGGTGCTCGGGGTGGCGCTCTTCGGCGAGCATCTCGGTGGGCGAGGGTGGCTCGGCGTGGCCGGCGTCGTCGCCGCCGGAGGCGTGCTCGCATGGGCGAGCGGATGGCCGGGAGCGGTCTCCGCGTCGTTGGTCGCGGGTGCGTGCGTCTGCTGGGGGCTCGACAACAACCTGACCGCGCTCATCGACGGCATGTCGCCGAGCCTGACCACGTTCGGGAAGGGCATCATCGCGGGCACGACGAATCTCCTCCTCGGCGCCTGGCTGGCTCCGCTCACCGCTCCGGCGTTCCACGTCGCGGTCGCGCTCGTCGTCGGCGCACTCTGCTACGGCGCGAGCATCGCGCTCTACATCACGGCCGCCCATCACGAGGGCGCCACGCGGACGCAGGCGGTCTTCGCGAGTGCGCCGTTCATCGGCGCCGCGTTGTCGTGGCTCGTGCTCGGGGAAACGCTGGAGGGGCCGTACCTTCTGGCGGGTAGTGTCTTCGTTTCGTCCGTCGCCCTGCTCCTGCTCGACCGCCACGATCACTTCCATGCCCACGAGCCGCTCGCCCACGTCCACAGCCATCGGCACGACGACGGCCACCATCTCCACGAGCATCCGGGGCTGCCGGCGTCCGAGCGGCACTCGCACTGGCACGAGCATCAGCCGCTGGGGCACGTTCACCCGCACGGCTCGGACCTCCATCACCGACACGGACGGTGA
- a CDS encoding class I SAM-dependent methyltransferase: MGFYADHIFPRLMDWTLRGPVHQAEREKALESVRGEVLEVGFGTGLNLRHYPPGVTRLTAIDVAKMLELRVARRIAAAPFPVERARLSGDELPFPDDRFDCVVTTLTLCSIRDPVAALRQIRRVLKPEGTYVFLEHGRSDDERVARRQDFFNPLQRRVACGCNINRRIDALIREAGLEVRSLERYVLRGNPRIMAEMYRGTAGRME, from the coding sequence ATGGGCTTCTACGCGGACCACATCTTCCCGCGCCTCATGGACTGGACCCTTCGGGGCCCGGTGCACCAGGCCGAGCGGGAGAAGGCTCTCGAGTCCGTCCGCGGTGAGGTGCTGGAGGTGGGGTTCGGCACCGGGCTGAACCTCCGGCACTATCCGCCCGGCGTGACCCGGCTCACGGCCATCGACGTCGCGAAGATGCTCGAGCTCCGGGTCGCGCGGCGCATCGCCGCGGCGCCGTTTCCTGTCGAGCGCGCGCGGCTCAGCGGCGATGAGCTACCGTTTCCCGATGACCGGTTCGATTGCGTGGTGACGACGTTGACCCTCTGCAGCATCAGGGACCCGGTCGCGGCGTTGCGTCAGATCCGCCGCGTCCTGAAACCCGAGGGGACGTACGTGTTCCTCGAGCACGGACGCAGCGACGACGAGCGCGTTGCCCGCCGCCAGGACTTCTTCAACCCCCTCCAGCGACGGGTTGCGTGCGGCTGCAACATCAACCGCCGGATCGACGCGCTCATTCGCGAGGCCGGTCTCGAGGTCCGGAGCCTCGAGCGCTACGTCCTCCGGGGTAATCCCCGGATCATGGCGGAGATGTACCGGGGGACTGCCGGGCGGATGGAGTGA
- a CDS encoding multicopper oxidase family protein, with amino-acid sequence MGTVGTPRVCLVAVGGAAVFGALVSCRSSPELREFAGSYPADATPVGVTREFSLTAAPATVTLFDGRPLQVWAYNGQVPGPVLRVRLGETVRATLTNRLPQPTTIHWHGVRVPNAMDGVPGVTQPAVQPGETFVYEFTPKDAGTFWFHPHVRASEQVERGLFGVLVVEDVEPRPYSQDVMWVLDDWLLTSEGEIFPQFNTRHDLAHDGRWGNVVTVNGRTREQLFVKAGERIRLRLLNVANGRVFRPDLSGLDAKVIAVDGMYAARPIDPVGFELAPGNRLDLDITVAANRGGQRVVVVDRFTQQPIPLAEIVVTDAVVATPDFASPARAHVPAWGNTRELATRAEYRLDARAGGPFGIQWTINGEAYDHADHGARPRNMQTLPYGEWSKLRFANDSFRLHPMHIHGQFFKVLARNGERVEEPFWRDTVLLHAKETVDVGLVPQDRGTWMLHCHVLEHAESGMMTLVNVTN; translated from the coding sequence ATGGGAACCGTCGGAACTCCGCGCGTCTGCCTCGTTGCAGTCGGCGGCGCGGCCGTCTTCGGAGCGCTGGTATCGTGCAGGAGCTCGCCAGAGCTACGGGAGTTCGCGGGCTCCTACCCCGCCGATGCCACTCCCGTTGGCGTTACCCGCGAGTTTTCGCTGACGGCCGCCCCGGCCACCGTCACGCTGTTTGACGGCCGGCCACTCCAGGTGTGGGCCTACAACGGACAGGTCCCGGGACCCGTGCTTCGTGTTCGGCTTGGCGAGACCGTCCGGGCGACGCTGACCAACCGGCTTCCTCAACCCACGACGATCCACTGGCACGGGGTGCGTGTGCCGAACGCCATGGACGGGGTACCGGGCGTGACGCAGCCTGCCGTCCAACCGGGCGAGACGTTCGTCTACGAGTTCACCCCGAAGGATGCTGGGACGTTTTGGTTCCATCCCCACGTGAGAGCCAGCGAGCAGGTCGAGCGGGGGCTGTTCGGGGTGCTCGTCGTCGAGGATGTCGAACCGCGGCCCTACTCGCAGGACGTGATGTGGGTGCTCGACGACTGGCTGCTGACATCGGAGGGTGAAATCTTCCCGCAGTTCAACACCCGCCACGACCTCGCCCACGACGGCCGCTGGGGCAACGTCGTCACGGTGAATGGCCGGACCCGCGAGCAGCTCTTCGTCAAGGCCGGCGAACGGATCCGGCTCCGGCTGCTGAATGTCGCCAACGGTCGCGTCTTCAGACCGGACCTCTCTGGGCTCGACGCCAAGGTGATCGCCGTCGACGGCATGTACGCGGCGCGGCCGATTGACCCCGTCGGATTCGAGTTAGCACCGGGCAACCGGCTGGATCTCGACATCACCGTTGCCGCCAACCGGGGCGGGCAACGCGTCGTGGTGGTAGACCGCTTCACCCAGCAGCCCATCCCCCTCGCCGAGATCGTCGTGACCGACGCGGTCGTCGCTACGCCGGACTTCGCTTCGCCGGCGCGCGCACACGTGCCCGCGTGGGGGAACACGCGGGAGCTCGCCACCCGCGCCGAGTATCGGCTCGACGCACGCGCGGGCGGCCCGTTCGGCATCCAGTGGACGATCAACGGTGAGGCCTACGACCACGCGGACCACGGGGCACGGCCGCGGAACATGCAAACCCTGCCGTACGGCGAGTGGAGCAAGCTTCGCTTCGCGAACGACTCGTTCCGGCTGCACCCGATGCACATCCACGGGCAGTTCTTCAAGGTGCTCGCCCGCAACGGCGAACGCGTCGAGGAGCCTTTCTGGCGCGATACCGTCCTCCTGCATGCGAAGGAGACGGTGGACGTTGGGCTGGTCCCGCAGGACCGCGGGACATGGATGCTGCACTGCCACGTCTTGGAGCACGCCGAGTCAGGGATGATGACGCTGGTCAACGTCACCAACTGA
- a CDS encoding arsenate reductase ArsC: MTTVIFACVENAGRSQMAAAFFNALADPRRARALSAGTAPASRVHPEVVATMREAGIEIGHVTPRLLTAELAAGAELLVTMGCGDACPFVPGLRREDWNLPDPKGQPPERVREIRDEIRRRVEGLVKSEGFERIAP; this comes from the coding sequence ATGACGACCGTGATCTTCGCGTGCGTCGAAAACGCCGGGCGCTCGCAGATGGCCGCGGCCTTCTTCAACGCGCTCGCCGATCCCAGGAGGGCGCGGGCCCTCTCGGCCGGCACCGCCCCGGCCTCGCGCGTTCACCCCGAGGTCGTGGCCACAATGCGCGAGGCGGGCATCGAGATCGGCCACGTCACCCCTCGGCTCCTCACGGCCGAGCTGGCCGCCGGCGCCGAGCTCCTCGTCACCATGGGGTGTGGCGACGCGTGCCCGTTCGTGCCGGGCTTGCGCCGGGAGGACTGGAACCTGCCGGACCCGAAGGGACAGCCGCCCGAGCGCGTACGCGAGATCCGCGACGAGATTCGCCGGCGGGTCGAAGGGTTGGTGAAGAGCGAAGGGTTCGAGCGCATCGCGCCGTGA
- a CDS encoding YHS domain-containing protein: protein MSLEELSKWSGESTEHLLEWRSLGLVGGGRDDFGPEDVERARLIRFLLRRGIRLEAIVKVDREQDLLASHVRAAFASGVGRSYSLEEAVGIVRLDLATVRRFWRSMSFGAQGERLYEEDVQALKTLKVALDAGFPEEALLQLVRVYADALGRVAEAEVRLFHFYVHERLKAGGLAGRELIEATDASGDRMRPIIEPVLLYFHQKGMEQAAREDVLLHWQEEAGLEGTAEVPAQLRAAVFFVDLSSFTPLAEAMGDAAAAEVLARFSQLVREAVSRCEGRVIKQIGDAFMLVFSDARAAVTCALEIEQRTAQEPQFPAARSGGHYGPVLYREGDYLGVTVNVAARLADEAGRHQVLVSEALRREAAGAPDVEFVPLGRRRLKGVADEVELFEAVRRTEAGAGRRQVDPVCGMELGPGESAARLVFDGREQVFCSQGCLQRFVATPERYGG, encoded by the coding sequence ATGAGCCTCGAAGAGCTGTCCAAGTGGAGCGGCGAGTCGACGGAGCACCTCCTCGAGTGGCGGTCGCTCGGGCTCGTGGGCGGCGGTCGCGACGACTTCGGCCCCGAGGATGTCGAACGCGCGCGGCTCATTCGCTTCCTCTTGCGCCGCGGGATCCGTCTCGAGGCGATCGTGAAGGTCGACCGTGAGCAGGACCTCCTCGCCTCCCACGTAAGGGCCGCCTTCGCGTCCGGGGTGGGGCGGTCGTACTCCCTGGAGGAAGCGGTCGGCATCGTCAGACTGGACCTCGCGACAGTCCGGAGGTTCTGGCGGTCGATGAGCTTCGGCGCGCAGGGCGAGCGGCTCTACGAGGAGGACGTGCAGGCGCTGAAGACGTTGAAGGTCGCGCTCGACGCGGGGTTTCCGGAGGAGGCCCTGCTGCAGCTGGTACGCGTCTACGCCGACGCCCTCGGGCGCGTCGCGGAGGCAGAGGTCCGCCTCTTTCACTTCTACGTCCACGAGCGGCTGAAGGCGGGGGGACTCGCGGGCCGGGAGCTCATCGAGGCCACCGACGCGTCGGGCGACCGCATGAGACCGATCATCGAGCCCGTGCTGCTGTACTTTCACCAGAAAGGAATGGAGCAGGCGGCGAGGGAAGACGTCCTCCTGCACTGGCAAGAGGAGGCGGGCCTCGAGGGCACGGCGGAAGTGCCGGCGCAGCTGCGGGCAGCGGTGTTCTTCGTCGATCTCTCCAGCTTCACGCCGCTCGCCGAGGCGATGGGCGACGCGGCCGCGGCGGAGGTGCTTGCCCGCTTCTCGCAGCTCGTGCGGGAAGCGGTGAGCCGCTGCGAAGGACGTGTCATCAAACAGATCGGGGATGCCTTCATGCTGGTGTTCTCGGACGCACGCGCCGCAGTCACCTGCGCGCTCGAGATCGAGCAGCGGACGGCGCAGGAGCCCCAGTTCCCAGCCGCGAGGAGCGGCGGTCATTATGGCCCGGTGCTCTACCGCGAGGGCGATTACCTCGGCGTCACCGTGAACGTCGCGGCGCGCCTGGCCGACGAGGCGGGCCGTCATCAGGTGCTGGTGAGCGAAGCGCTCAGGCGGGAGGCCGCCGGCGCGCCGGACGTGGAGTTCGTGCCGCTCGGCAGGCGGCGTCTGAAGGGCGTAGCCGACGAGGTCGAGCTCTTCGAGGCCGTGCGCCGTACGGAGGCCGGGGCAGGCCGGCGCCAGGTCGATCCCGTGTGCGGCATGGAGCTCGGCCCGGGAGAGTCGGCGGCGAGGCTCGTGTTCGACGGGCGCGAGCAGGTGTTCTGCTCGCAGGGGTGCCTGCAGCGCTTCGTCGCGACGCCGGAGCGATACGGGGGATGA
- a CDS encoding TPM domain-containing protein — protein MHSLVALLALALVTAARAAEPPVPVPRGYVTDLPHVIRPDVRARIERLNEELRDKTGAEIAVVAVDTTAPLDDFTYAMRIADAWKPGRKREDTGVVFLVATRDRKLRILVGYGLEGILPDGLVGEIEDREVMPAFRAGRIDEGVWRGVAALATRIADARGVVLTGTPRPRAPAPAPLPGWVLLLIILAFAALVLYQASTGPARFRRGGFYPVGPFGGFGGGFGGGGGGFGGFGGGSFGGGGAGRSW, from the coding sequence ATGCATAGCCTCGTCGCGCTCCTCGCCCTGGCGCTCGTCACGGCGGCGCGCGCGGCCGAGCCGCCGGTGCCCGTGCCGCGGGGCTACGTGACCGACCTCCCGCACGTCATCCGCCCCGACGTCCGGGCACGGATCGAGCGCCTGAACGAGGAGCTGCGCGACAAGACGGGCGCCGAGATCGCCGTCGTCGCCGTCGACACGACGGCGCCCCTCGACGACTTCACCTACGCCATGCGCATCGCCGACGCCTGGAAGCCCGGGCGAAAGCGAGAGGACACCGGCGTCGTCTTCCTCGTCGCCACCCGCGACCGCAAGCTCCGCATCCTGGTCGGCTACGGCCTCGAGGGCATCCTGCCCGACGGCCTCGTCGGCGAGATCGAGGATCGAGAGGTCATGCCCGCCTTCCGCGCCGGCCGCATCGACGAGGGCGTGTGGCGGGGCGTCGCCGCGCTGGCCACGCGCATCGCCGACGCGCGCGGCGTCGTCCTCACCGGGACCCCGCGGCCGCGTGCTCCGGCCCCGGCCCCGCTCCCGGGCTGGGTCCTGCTCCTCATCATCCTCGCCTTCGCAGCGCTCGTGCTATATCAGGCGTCCACCGGCCCGGCCCGCTTCCGGCGCGGCGGCTTCTACCCCGTCGGCCCCTTCGGCGGCTTCGGGGGCGGCTTCGGCGGCGGCGGGGGCGGCTTCGGGGGCTTCGGCGGCGGCAGCTTCGGCGGCGGCGGCGCCGGACGGAGCTGGTGA
- a CDS encoding DUF1326 domain-containing protein translates to MGLARPAIARMLGAFAALVLAVAIGVPLAYWHRVPPWSLAGFSMTLCPCASPCPCRSGRRPTHPDCEAATFVHVVRGHYGSVSLDGLKFVDVADMQRGAWIIVYGEAGTPDEVQAAMVAVAENMLMPRIFFAPLLARWLGPRVTVRRVERIEYKVSENRLRRRVSIPGILELDARLRADAEGRPRELVPALDMLANKIAYADNLAYRYTGPDLPRPLDYSGRQANMKTFHVAKEDYDQERMLVQEARAMRGAWTPRQRAIITAMREAGELLPRSFGE, encoded by the coding sequence ATGGGCCTCGCGCGCCCCGCCATCGCGCGCATGCTGGGAGCGTTCGCTGCGCTCGTCCTGGCGGTCGCGATCGGCGTGCCCTTGGCCTACTGGCATCGCGTGCCGCCGTGGTCGCTCGCGGGCTTCTCGATGACGCTCTGCCCGTGCGCGTCGCCCTGCCCGTGCCGGTCGGGCCGCCGCCCGACACACCCGGACTGCGAGGCGGCCACCTTCGTGCACGTCGTGCGGGGTCACTATGGCTCGGTCAGCCTCGACGGTCTCAAGTTCGTCGACGTCGCGGACATGCAGCGCGGCGCCTGGATCATCGTCTACGGCGAGGCCGGCACGCCCGATGAGGTGCAGGCCGCCATGGTCGCTGTCGCCGAGAACATGCTGATGCCGCGGATCTTCTTCGCCCCTCTCCTGGCGCGGTGGCTCGGGCCACGGGTGACCGTCCGGCGGGTCGAGCGGATCGAGTACAAGGTGTCCGAGAACCGGCTGCGCCGGCGGGTCTCGATCCCGGGCATCCTCGAGCTCGACGCCCGCCTGCGCGCCGATGCCGAGGGACGACCGCGCGAGCTCGTCCCCGCGCTCGACATGCTCGCCAACAAGATCGCGTATGCCGACAACCTGGCGTACCGCTACACCGGCCCGGACCTGCCTCGTCCGCTCGACTACAGCGGTCGCCAGGCGAACATGAAGACCTTCCACGTCGCCAAGGAGGACTACGACCAGGAACGGATGCTCGTCCAGGAAGCGCGCGCCATGCGGGGCGCGTGGACACCGCGGCAGCGCGCGATCATCACGGCCATGCGGGAGGCGGGCGAGCTGTTGCCGAGGTCGTTCGGAGAGTGA